In Pseudomonadota bacterium, the genomic stretch CGGCCGGCTTCATGGTTGCGGGCCTGCTGACCACGGTGGTGCCCGTGGTGGGCTCGTTGTTCGCGTTCGGCTCGCCCGCGCTCGCCCTCGCCGGTATCGTGCTAGGGGGCGTGGCCATGTCTCGTGCCGCCGCCCAAGGCATGAGCTCCAACGCAGGACTCGCCGGGCTTGTCCTGAGTGTAGTGGCGTTCGTGCCCGCGTCGCTCGTGGCGTTGACATGCGGTGTCTGCAACGTGTGCGTTTCCACGGGGGCCGTTCATACACCCCACGGGACGCACCTGCGTTTCGATCGGGTCCCCGGTCCGGGCAGCACAACCGTGAACGATGCCCCGGAGCTTGCACCTTCCGAGGGTGTCGACGCCTCCAACCCGGCGCTGCCGCCGCCTCCGCTGGCCCCGGGGCCTACCGAGCCGCCTCCACAAGACCCGGACCGCGATCACAGGGCTCCGCTGTAACCGTCGCCCGAGCGCATGTATCCCGTTGTAGCCACTCTTCAAGTCGCGGGCGTCGAGCGCACGATCGGGAGCTACGGTCTGTGCTTGACCCTCGCCTTCGTCCTTGCCCTGGTGATGATGGCGAGGGCGGCAGCGCGGCGCGGCCTCGATCTGGGCGCGACGCTGGCGGCCACCGCGCTCACCGCGGCCGGCGCGGTCGTGGGTGGCTGGTTGCTCTTTGGGCTCGTCGAGTGGCTGCGCGGCGCCGAGCTGCTTCAGGCCCTTTCGCTCGGCGGTCGCGTCCTGTTTGGCGGGCTGTTCGGCGGGGCGTTGGTGCTCGTGCTGGCTTGTCGTTGGCTTGGTCTTCCGTTCGGGCGCGTGGCCGACACGGCCGTGCCGGCGCTCGCTGCATGCGTGGCAGTGGGCAGACTTGGCTGCTTTGTGGGCGGCTGTTGCTACGGGAGCTCGTGGGACGGTCCCTGGTCGATCGTATACACGGATGCGCTCGCGCCGGGCGCCCATCCCCCCGTGCCGCGCCATCCCGCGCCCCTGTACGAGGCTGCCGTGGCTCTTGTGCTGGGCCTGTTCGCGGTGCGCTGGAGCGCGCTGCGACCGGGGCGCGACGGCGACCGCATGCTTCGCTATCTAACGTGCTATGCTCTCGCGCGCGTCGGGCTCGAGGTGTTTCGCGGCGACGTCGTACGAGGTCACGTGCTTGGCGGTTTCGTTTCCACCTCGCAGCTCATCGCGCTGCCGCTGGCACTCGGGGGCTTGTGGCTGCTGCGATCGCGGCGGCCGCAGCGTCTCGGCTCGCTGCTCGTGGGCCTGCTTGCACTATCCGGCCTTGGCCAGGGCTACGCTCGGCTTTCGGTTTCACCGCACGCCGTGGTGGCCATCGAGGCCGGCTGGCTCAGCCAGGGCAGCAGCCCCGAGGACCTGACGTATGCGCTCGAACTGTGCCGCTCCAGCGGCGCAGCAGGGGCGGCCTGTCGTCCGGGAGTGCTCGCGCGCGAGCAACCGCAGCGCCGCGTCTTCGTGAGCCGCTTCGCCCTGGACCGGACCGAAGTCTCCAACGAGGCCTATCAACGCTGCGTCGCGGCCAATGCCTGTCCGCCAGCACAGCTGGCGCTTGCCGGTAGTCGCTACTACCTGCCCGAGCGTCCGGTGACGGGTGTTACCTGGC encodes the following:
- a CDS encoding SUMF1/EgtB/PvdO family nonheme iron enzyme; the encoded protein is MYPVVATLQVAGVERTIGSYGLCLTLAFVLALVMMARAAARRGLDLGATLAATALTAAGAVVGGWLLFGLVEWLRGAELLQALSLGGRVLFGGLFGGALVLVLACRWLGLPFGRVADTAVPALAACVAVGRLGCFVGGCCYGSSWDGPWSIVYTDALAPGAHPPVPRHPAPLYEAAVALVLGLFAVRWSALRPGRDGDRMLRYLTCYALARVGLEVFRGDVVRGHVLGGFVSTSQLIALPLALGGLWLLRSRRPQRLGSLLVGLLALSGLGQGYARLSVSPHAVVAIEAGWLSQGSSPEDLTYALELCRSSGAAGAACRPGVLAREQPQRRVFVSRFALDRTEVSNEAYQRCVAANACPPAQLALAGSRYYLPERPVTGVTWPQAARYCAFVGGRLPTEAEWERAARGDDGRRFPWGSRYQSALCNHGRGPWPDGRRRADPSDGHLYGAPVQAYPAAASPFGVLNLAGNALEWTQDRYSATAYASARRIDPAGAPHGSTRVVRGGSWLSQPVELRTTHRRGVKQHAAWPDLGFRCAYDVARSRSRHAGSG